One genomic region from Anabaena sp. PCC 7108 encodes:
- a CDS encoding hybrid sensor histidine kinase/response regulator, producing MNNFQIDSGKGNILIVDDTPNNLHLLSSMLEEQGYEVRCANSGAIALKAVEIEPPDIILLDINMPNINGYEVCQHLKLDQQTQEIPVIFLSALSETIDKVKAFQVGAVDYITKPFQVEEVLARIENQLSLRRMQIELQQAKAKAITALKQEQELNRLKSEFVSMISHDFRNPLTSIQGFAGLLECGGQIPNPQTINRYVNKINTAVDNLLSLLDEILLIGSIEVGKMQYKPISVNLKEFCQELIDTLKYSLGNQNQICFTCLADSTLAEMDLTILQRILNNLLSNAIKYSYPGEPVYLDLECQNHKTIFQIRDQGMGIPLENQPYLFEPFYRSSNVGNIKGTGLGLAVVKKCVEVHQGKISLESKEKIGTKIIVSLPRYPGMAIDNA from the coding sequence ATGAACAACTTTCAGATTGATTCAGGTAAAGGTAACATTCTTATTGTTGACGATACACCAAACAATTTACATTTACTTTCCAGTATGCTGGAAGAACAGGGGTATGAGGTACGTTGTGCTAACAGCGGTGCGATCGCACTCAAGGCAGTTGAAATCGAGCCTCCAGATATTATCCTCTTAGATATTAATATGCCCAATATCAATGGCTATGAGGTTTGTCAACATTTAAAATTAGATCAGCAAACTCAGGAAATTCCCGTAATTTTTCTCAGCGCCCTCAGCGAAACAATAGATAAAGTTAAAGCTTTTCAAGTTGGGGCAGTAGACTATATTACCAAGCCTTTTCAGGTAGAAGAAGTGCTGGCTCGAATTGAGAATCAATTAAGTTTGCGACGAATGCAAATTGAACTCCAACAAGCGAAAGCCAAAGCAATAACAGCTTTAAAACAAGAGCAAGAACTTAACCGTCTCAAGTCAGAATTTGTGTCGATGATTTCCCATGATTTCCGCAATCCACTTACTAGTATTCAAGGTTTTGCCGGATTACTCGAATGTGGTGGACAAATCCCTAATCCTCAGACAATCAATCGTTACGTTAACAAGATTAATACTGCTGTTGATAACCTGCTTTCTTTATTGGATGAGATACTTCTCATCGGCAGTATTGAAGTGGGGAAAATGCAGTATAAACCTATATCAGTTAACTTGAAGGAATTTTGTCAGGAACTCATTGACACTCTAAAATATAGTCTAGGTAATCAAAATCAGATATGTTTTACTTGCTTGGCAGACTCTACTCTGGCAGAAATGGATTTAACCATACTCCAGCGAATACTTAATAATTTACTCTCTAATGCTATTAAGTATTCTTATCCTGGAGAGCCAGTTTATCTTGATTTAGAATGTCAAAATCACAAGACTATTTTCCAAATTCGAGATCAAGGAATGGGAATTCCATTGGAAAATCAACCATACTTGTTTGAACCATTCTACCGCTCTAGCAATGTAGGTAATATTAAAGGCACTGGTTTAGGACTGGCAGTGGTAAAAAAATGTGTAGAAGTTCATCAAGGCAAGATTTCATTGGAGAGTAAAGAAAAAATAGGGACAAAGATTATTGTATCTCTACCCCGTTATCCAGGAATGGCAATTGATAACGCCTAA
- a CDS encoding response regulator, producing the protein MNNLKIIESGRCFQELQICTQLQYNGQLNIRNSEGKKWIFYYRLGQLVWATGGNHPSRRLRRNLAKYCPYLDISRLNLAPENTSIDHWDYHFLENLRQGNKIKSEQINAIVENTISELLFDLAQQANYTSLTCEKNQSVILEAPINSTTANMFLKQMQDFWNSWSQAGLANFSPDLAPVLVKPEELRKQVSPSVYKNFETFLNGKHTLWDLSVKMKQSVLKITNSLLPYINQGITALVEVPDLPLLVMKFKNNYVSNQKLNKSHAPLIACIDDSPQVCQILGRIITSNDMRFMKIEDPLQALPILIQNKPDFIFLDLIMPGMNGYELCATLRRTSLFAKTPIVILTGSDGVFDRVRSKVFGATDFMNKSVATDQLLKVVAKYLGTAPTIDNLSNLAFCS; encoded by the coding sequence ATGAATAATCTAAAAATTATAGAATCTGGTAGGTGTTTTCAAGAATTACAAATTTGTACACAACTGCAATATAACGGACAGTTAAATATTAGGAATTCAGAAGGAAAAAAATGGATTTTCTATTATCGTCTAGGACAGCTAGTTTGGGCAACAGGAGGAAATCATCCATCTCGACGGTTACGGAGAAATTTAGCTAAATATTGCCCCTATCTTGATATTAGTAGATTAAACTTAGCTCCTGAAAACACATCAATAGATCATTGGGATTATCACTTTTTAGAAAATCTGCGTCAAGGAAATAAAATTAAATCTGAACAAATTAACGCTATTGTAGAAAATACAATATCTGAGCTTTTATTTGATTTAGCCCAACAAGCAAATTATACCTCTCTAACTTGCGAAAAAAATCAAAGTGTTATCTTAGAAGCACCAATTAATTCCACAACTGCAAATATGTTTCTTAAACAAATGCAAGATTTCTGGAATAGTTGGTCACAAGCTGGGTTAGCAAATTTCTCTCCTGACTTAGCACCAGTGCTGGTAAAACCAGAAGAACTGAGAAAGCAAGTAAGTCCATCAGTATACAAAAATTTTGAGACTTTTCTTAACGGCAAACATACGCTATGGGATTTATCTGTGAAAATGAAACAGAGCGTTTTGAAAATTACCAATTCCTTGCTTCCCTACATTAATCAAGGAATAACAGCACTAGTAGAAGTCCCCGACTTGCCGTTACTAGTTATGAAATTTAAAAACAACTATGTCAGTAACCAAAAATTAAATAAATCTCATGCTCCATTAATAGCTTGTATTGATGATAGCCCTCAAGTTTGTCAAATATTAGGGAGAATTATCACCTCAAACGACATGAGGTTTATGAAAATTGAAGATCCTTTACAAGCTCTACCAATTTTAATTCAGAATAAGCCAGACTTCATTTTTCTAGATTTGATTATGCCAGGAATGAATGGTTATGAACTCTGTGCAACTTTACGACGAACTTCTTTGTTTGCTAAAACACCTATAGTCATCTTAACAGGAAGTGATGGTGTTTTTGATAGAGTTCGGTCTAAAGTTTTTGGTGCTACAGATTTTATGAATAAATCCGTAGCTACAGATCAATTACTGAAGGTAGTAGCTAAATATTTAGGTACTGCACCAACCATAGATAATCTGTCTAATTTGGCATTTTGTTCTTAA
- a CDS encoding low molecular weight protein tyrosine phosphatase family protein: MKKLLFLCSQNKLRSPTAEAVFCEYPGLEVESAGLDRTAQIPVSTEAIEWADIIFVMEKSHKSKLSKNFQPFLKGKRVICLDIPDEYEYMQADLIELLKRKVLPLLGT, from the coding sequence ATGAAAAAGCTATTATTCCTCTGTAGCCAAAATAAACTCCGCAGCCCTACCGCTGAAGCTGTATTCTGTGAATATCCAGGATTAGAAGTAGAATCCGCAGGTTTAGACAGAACCGCCCAAATCCCAGTCTCTACAGAAGCTATAGAATGGGCTGATATCATCTTTGTGATGGAAAAGTCCCATAAAAGCAAACTATCTAAGAACTTCCAACCCTTTCTCAAAGGTAAAAGGGTAATTTGTTTAGATATCCCTGATGAATATGAATATATGCAAGCAGATTTAATTGAGCTATTAAAGCGTAAGGTTTTGCCACTATTGGGAACATAA
- a CDS encoding UPF0175 family protein, with translation MTSINLQLSSDLINEGEQAIRKELALQLYEQNIFTFGQARRLANLSVWEFQQLLGTRKIERHYSEVDLLEDVKTIIES, from the coding sequence ATGACTTCCATTAATTTACAATTATCATCTGATTTGATTAACGAAGGTGAGCAAGCAATTCGTAAAGAATTAGCTTTACAATTGTATGAGCAAAATATCTTTACCTTTGGACAAGCGCGACGTTTAGCTAATTTATCTGTTTGGGAATTTCAGCAACTTTTAGGAACAAGAAAAATTGAACGACATTATAGTGAAGTTGATTTATTGGAAGATGTCAAGACTATTATTGAATCCTAA
- a CDS encoding helix-turn-helix domain-containing protein: MTENIEIKTSSGNVFADLGLPNPDEMLVKAELARKISNAITARHITQAEAAELLGIDQPKVSALMRGRLTGFSLERMFKFLNTLGIDVEITVKPKSRDNARITVV, from the coding sequence ATGACAGAAAATATAGAAATAAAAACCAGCAGCGGTAACGTATTTGCTGATTTAGGTTTACCCAACCCAGACGAAATGCTAGTAAAAGCAGAACTAGCACGAAAAATCAGTAATGCTATCACTGCACGTCATATCACCCAAGCAGAAGCGGCTGAATTATTAGGAATTGATCAGCCAAAAGTTTCTGCTTTAATGAGAGGAAGACTTACAGGCTTTTCTCTAGAAAGAATGTTTAAATTTCTGAATACTTTGGGAATTGATGTGGAAATTACAGTCAAACCTAAATCGAGAGATAATGCACGGATAACTGTAGTTTAA
- a CDS encoding type II toxin-antitoxin system VapC family toxin: MNGRYLLDTNIIIAFFADEIVIKNNLAQANEVFIPSIAVGELCYGARKSGRSKENLERIEEFIANNTVLECNAETSRKYGEIKNQLRLKGRPLPENDIWIAAISLQYNLILVTRDAHFQEVENLQTVSWI; this comes from the coding sequence ATGAATGGTAGATACTTGCTCGATACTAATATCATTATTGCTTTCTTTGCTGATGAAATAGTAATCAAAAATAACCTTGCACAAGCAAATGAAGTTTTCATTCCCAGTATTGCAGTCGGGGAATTGTGTTATGGTGCGAGAAAATCTGGACGCTCAAAAGAAAATTTAGAACGGATTGAAGAATTTATTGCTAATAATACTGTACTTGAATGTAATGCAGAAACATCACGAAAATACGGTGAGATAAAAAACCAGCTACGGTTAAAAGGTCGTCCATTACCTGAAAATGATATTTGGATTGCTGCTATAAGTCTTCAATATAATCTAATTTTAGTTACACGCGATGCTCATTTTCAGGAAGTCGAAAATTTACAAACAGTTTCTTGGATATAG
- a CDS encoding S-4TM family putative pore-forming effector, with protein MAQTVNVAFDEFLKDYVNLDIKDTAKARNSRDWLIEEQIHSFPYKDLYFPRFYSEKDIYFGSFARRTKKRPLDDIDIMIALSAEGSTYYEYTNGVIEMYVPDSAYKLKMLCNDDTNTLNSRKILNKFKYLLSKVPQYQEADIKTNLEAVTLKLKSYTWNFDIVPCFFTNPELSGRTYYLIPDGKGNWKKTDPRIDRYRVTEVNQAHNGNVLNVIRLMKFWNKRQTMPSMGSWQQVINRRIPSQELERESYILQNQIYDNRRLSPLIFDWLYSRLKKQNEEQMNKGAEVLIKELLQTP; from the coding sequence ATGGCTCAAACTGTCAATGTAGCTTTCGATGAATTTTTAAAAGATTATGTAAACCTAGATATAAAAGACACTGCAAAGGCTAGAAATAGCAGAGATTGGCTTATAGAAGAGCAAATACATTCGTTTCCTTATAAAGATCTATACTTTCCACGTTTCTATTCAGAGAAAGATATTTATTTTGGTTCTTTTGCCAGACGTACAAAAAAGAGACCACTTGATGATATTGATATTATGATTGCTTTGAGTGCTGAAGGGTCAACTTACTATGAGTATACTAATGGTGTAATTGAAATGTATGTACCTGATTCTGCCTACAAATTAAAAATGCTTTGTAATGATGATACAAATACACTCAATTCACGAAAAATTCTGAATAAATTTAAGTATTTACTTAGCAAAGTTCCACAATATCAAGAAGCTGACATTAAAACGAATTTAGAAGCTGTTACACTTAAATTAAAGTCTTACACCTGGAATTTTGACATTGTACCCTGCTTTTTTACCAATCCAGAATTATCTGGTAGAACTTATTATTTGATTCCAGATGGTAAAGGCAATTGGAAAAAAACAGACCCCAGAATTGATAGATATAGAGTGACTGAAGTAAATCAAGCTCATAATGGCAATGTTTTAAATGTAATAAGATTAATGAAATTTTGGAATAAAAGGCAAACCATGCCATCAATGGGTTCATGGCAGCAAGTCATCAATCGTAGAATTCCATCTCAAGAACTAGAAAGGGAATCATACATTCTACAAAATCAAATTTATGATAACCGTCGTCTTAGTCCATTAATTTTTGACTGGCTATACTCTCGATTAAAAAAACAAAATGAAGAACAAATGAATAAAGGTGCGGAAGTGTTGATTAAAGAATTGCTTCAAACTCCATAG
- the secA gene encoding preprotein translocase subunit SecA codes for MLKLLLGDPNARKLKKYQPDITEINLLEEEIKALSDEDLKGKTIEFKQRLAKGETLDDILPEAFALVRESGRRVLGLRHFDVQLLGGIILHTGQIAEMKTGEGKTLVATLPSYLNALTGQGVHVITVNDYLARRDAEWMGQVHRFLGLSVGLIQSTMTPTERQKNYACDITYVTNSEIGFDYLRDNMATSMADVVQRPFNYCVIDEVDSILVDEARTPLIISGQVERPTEKYLKAAEIAFTLKKDEHYEVNEKDRNVLLSDEGFAEAENLLNVTDLFDPEDPWAHFVFNAIKAKELFLKDVNYIVRNDEVVIVDEFTGRVLTGRRWSDGLHQAVEAKEHVEIQPETQTLATITYQNLFLLYPKLGGMTGTAKTEEVEFEKIYKREVTIIPTNRVRRREDLSDMVFKTEAGKWNAIAQECAQMHENGRPVLVGTTSVEKSELLSRLLKEINIPHELLNARPENVEREAEIVAQAGRRGAVTIATNMAGRGTDIILGGNSEYMARLKLREYFMPRIVSPEDEDIFSMQRASGLPMGGSGGGQGFVPGKKVKTWRASPEIFPTQLTKETEQLLKEAVEVAVKAYGERSLPELEAEEKVAVAAEKAPTDDLVIQKLRSAYQSIKKEYEVFTSTEHDDVVNRGGLHVIGTERHESRRIDNQLRGRAGRQGDPGTTRFFLSLEDNLLRIFGGDRVAGLMNAFQVEEDMPIESGMLTRSLEGAQKKVETYYYDIRKQVFEYDEVMNNQRRAIYAERRRVLEGQDLKEQVIKYAEKTMDDIVDYYINPDLPSEEWELEKLVDKVKEFVYLLADMQASQLEDMGVPEIKAFLHEQARIAYDMKEAQIDQIQPGLMRQAERFFILQRIDTLWREHLQQMDALRESVGLRGYGQKDPLIEYKSEGYELFLDMMVNIRRDVVYSLFMFQPQAQPTVQTSEMV; via the coding sequence ATGCTAAAACTTTTGTTGGGCGATCCCAACGCTCGTAAGCTTAAAAAATACCAACCTGACATTACAGAAATTAACCTTTTAGAGGAAGAAATTAAGGCGCTCTCTGATGAAGACTTAAAAGGTAAAACCATCGAGTTTAAACAGCGTCTGGCTAAAGGCGAAACACTAGATGATATCTTACCTGAAGCTTTTGCCCTTGTCCGGGAGTCAGGACGGCGAGTGCTGGGGTTACGGCACTTTGATGTGCAACTCTTAGGTGGGATAATTCTCCACACTGGGCAAATTGCCGAAATGAAAACCGGTGAAGGTAAAACTTTGGTTGCTACCTTACCGAGTTATTTAAATGCCCTAACTGGTCAAGGTGTACACGTTATTACCGTTAATGATTACCTGGCACGTCGGGACGCGGAATGGATGGGTCAGGTACATCGGTTCTTGGGGTTAAGTGTGGGGCTAATTCAGTCCACCATGACCCCCACTGAACGCCAAAAAAACTATGCTTGTGATATTACTTATGTCACCAACAGTGAGATAGGCTTTGACTATCTGCGGGATAACATGGCGACATCGATGGCGGATGTGGTACAACGCCCGTTTAATTATTGCGTTATTGACGAGGTAGACTCGATTTTAGTTGATGAGGCGCGGACACCGCTGATTATTTCTGGGCAGGTGGAAAGACCGACAGAAAAGTACTTAAAAGCGGCAGAAATTGCTTTTACTCTCAAAAAAGATGAGCATTACGAAGTCAATGAAAAAGATCGTAACGTTCTGTTGAGTGATGAAGGCTTTGCAGAAGCAGAAAATCTTTTGAATGTGACAGATTTATTTGACCCAGAAGATCCTTGGGCGCATTTTGTGTTTAATGCGATTAAAGCTAAGGAATTGTTTCTTAAGGATGTGAATTATATTGTCCGTAATGATGAAGTTGTCATTGTCGATGAATTTACAGGTCGGGTACTGACGGGACGACGCTGGAGTGATGGTTTACACCAAGCGGTTGAAGCGAAGGAACACGTAGAAATTCAGCCAGAAACCCAAACTTTAGCCACAATTACCTATCAAAACTTGTTTTTGCTGTATCCCAAGTTGGGGGGAATGACGGGAACTGCAAAAACTGAAGAAGTCGAGTTTGAAAAGATTTACAAACGGGAAGTAACTATTATTCCCACCAATCGGGTGAGAAGACGGGAAGACCTGTCTGATATGGTATTTAAGACCGAAGCGGGCAAATGGAATGCGATCGCTCAAGAATGCGCCCAAATGCACGAAAATGGTAGACCTGTGTTAGTGGGAACCACCAGCGTTGAAAAATCTGAACTTCTCAGCCGACTCTTGAAGGAAATCAACATTCCCCATGAGTTACTCAACGCTAGACCAGAAAACGTGGAACGGGAAGCAGAAATTGTCGCCCAAGCCGGACGCAGGGGCGCTGTAACTATTGCTACGAATATGGCGGGAAGAGGTACGGATATTATTCTCGGTGGTAACTCTGAGTATATGGCGCGGTTGAAGTTGCGAGAATACTTTATGCCCCGCATCGTCAGCCCAGAAGATGAAGATATTTTTAGTATGCAAAGGGCTTCTGGACTACCTATGGGTGGTAGTGGTGGTGGTCAAGGTTTTGTTCCTGGTAAAAAGGTGAAAACTTGGCGGGCTTCCCCGGAAATTTTCCCTACCCAGTTGACAAAAGAGACAGAACAGCTTTTGAAAGAAGCGGTAGAAGTGGCTGTAAAAGCTTACGGTGAGCGCAGTTTGCCGGAGTTGGAAGCCGAAGAAAAGGTAGCTGTAGCGGCAGAAAAAGCACCTACAGATGACCTGGTAATTCAGAAATTGCGGTCAGCTTACCAAAGCATTAAGAAGGAGTATGAAGTATTCACCAGCACTGAACATGATGATGTGGTGAATAGAGGCGGTCTGCACGTGATTGGCACAGAACGTCACGAGTCACGGCGGATTGATAACCAATTGCGTGGACGGGCGGGAAGACAAGGTGATCCAGGAACGACAAGATTCTTCCTCAGTTTAGAGGATAACTTATTACGGATCTTTGGGGGCGATCGCGTTGCCGGCTTGATGAATGCGTTCCAAGTAGAGGAAGATATGCCGATTGAGTCGGGTATGTTAACCCGCAGCTTAGAAGGCGCACAGAAAAAGGTAGAAACCTATTACTACGACATCCGCAAACAGGTGTTTGAGTATGACGAGGTGATGAATAACCAACGTCGGGCTATCTATGCAGAACGTCGCCGCGTTTTGGAAGGTCAAGACCTCAAGGAACAGGTAATTAAATACGCTGAAAAAACGATGGACGACATCGTTGATTATTACATCAACCCTGATTTACCTTCGGAAGAATGGGAGTTAGAAAAGTTGGTGGATAAGGTGAAGGAGTTTGTTTACCTGTTGGCTGATATGCAAGCTAGTCAGTTGGAGGATATGGGAGTACCGGAAATTAAGGCTTTTCTCCATGAACAAGCGCGGATTGCTTATGATATGAAGGAAGCGCAAATTGACCAAATTCAACCAGGATTAATGCGTCAAGCGGAACGGTTCTTTATTCTCCAACGCATAGATACTTTGTGGCGTGAACATCTGCAACAAATGGATGCTTTGCGTGAGTCGGTTGGTTTGCGTGGTTATGGACAAAAAGACCCTCTGATTGAGTATAAGAGTGAGGGTTATGAGTTGTTCTTGGATATGATGGTGAATATCCGCCGTGATGTGGTTTATTCGCTGTTTATGTTCCAGCCACAGGCGCAGCCTACTGTGCAGACTTCTGAGATGGTTTAA
- a CDS encoding cytochrome c: MSTLFKHKSSHPKLKRQLLIVMLVIFAWSIAIGFILGLATSTQAAKPTPSIGTVDVVPAQYQLGQELYLENCASCHIGIPPAVLPTQTWKNLLEDSQHYGVQLKPLIDPPRILVWKYLSTFSRVQLQDETTPYRVNDSRYFKALHPGIKLPNPVSMSSCVSCHIGADKYDFRSLTPEWE; this comes from the coding sequence ATGTCTACTTTATTTAAACATAAATCATCCCATCCAAAACTGAAACGCCAACTGCTGATTGTGATGCTAGTTATTTTTGCTTGGAGTATAGCCATAGGATTCATACTAGGTTTAGCCACCAGCACCCAAGCAGCAAAACCCACCCCCTCAATTGGAACTGTTGACGTAGTACCTGCACAATACCAACTAGGGCAAGAATTATATTTAGAAAACTGCGCCAGCTGTCACATTGGTATCCCACCAGCAGTTTTACCTACCCAAACATGGAAAAATCTTCTGGAAGACTCCCAGCACTATGGCGTACAACTTAAGCCTTTAATCGATCCGCCGCGCATTTTAGTGTGGAAGTACCTTTCAACTTTCTCTCGTGTGCAGCTACAAGACGAAACAACACCCTATCGCGTCAATGATTCCCGTTATTTTAAAGCTTTACATCCTGGTATCAAATTACCCAATCCTGTAAGCATGAGTAGTTGTGTCAGTTGTCATATTGGTGCTGATAAGTATGACTTCCGCAGTCTGACACCAGAGTGGGAGTAG
- a CDS encoding DUF6516 family protein, whose product MELQDYINTVKIKLATSRIIIKISIVEEKILFDRGYFRARLTLVNNDFLEIAESFTVINGHFVTLGYRYQWMNEEKQNLRKRWDNVQHFPDLPNFPHHVHIIEESNVEASESRNILELIELIEKELI is encoded by the coding sequence ATGGAATTACAAGATTATATTAATACGGTAAAAATCAAGTTAGCAACAAGTCGCATCATTATCAAAATATCAATTGTGGAAGAAAAAATTTTATTTGATCGGGGATATTTCCGAGCTAGATTAACTTTAGTAAATAATGATTTTTTAGAAATAGCAGAATCCTTTACCGTTATTAACGGACATTTTGTCACCCTGGGTTATCGTTATCAGTGGATGAATGAAGAAAAGCAAAATTTAAGAAAACGCTGGGATAATGTGCAACATTTTCCAGATTTACCTAATTTTCCCCATCATGTTCATATAATAGAAGAATCTAATGTAGAAGCTAGTGAATCTCGTAATATTCTAGAATTAATTGAACTCATTGAAAAAGAATTAATTTAA
- a CDS encoding NACHT domain-containing protein, giving the protein MGSQDQNIDNSSLENSEVQQTQAGRDAVSFQNSQDNQVTINNIILRLFGNSEPQKVDWEWGKLLLEKKQLPDIRQRLTDTLGKKRISINISFAEQLSWVNRTLQINGQDYGNLDANKLLIETYGRDDIAGKLLILGAPGAGKTTALLSLAEQLVCGALENPKTVIPVIFELSTWRDDNQSIEQWLIEQLYELHGGNRKYKIYERWLEQQVLLPLLDGLDELGLERQKKCTIKLQEFAQNYPHVLVCCRLKEFEAVDLKLKTLRGAVCLQPLSDIQIQDYLHSLNRSELWSVIQKNSDLEKLLELTSEGDPGLLRVPLFVKLVVDVYDPEQPISSKVDLLEKYIDRQLSIDTREQDRRKEKAQGKWAYKKVENEPHWRQTRKTLSWIARQLQANNTVELLIEQMQPSWLESKSLRRRYRLIFGLIFGLIFGLILGLIFGLIFGLSFGLIFGLIFGLMVGLTSWLILGLIGGLILGLIGGLIGDFNKIEPVESFQIPMSRSERQKMFNVFCKKLIFHLTFGLIFGLTGWLILGLTFGLIFGLTGWLIFGLTFGLTFGLIEGVFYGLKQELKVRSLPNQGIWNSLGSMLWITALSYPCMLILVFNLVNLIYSNYTKVVITQEYCLLFGLFGAIVNGFSMGGGRVCLKYLALRFVLWQSGIPWNLARFLNYCVERRLLLRVGGRYRFLHRELLDHFAQSSNP; this is encoded by the coding sequence ATGGGTTCACAAGATCAAAATATTGATAATAGCTCACTTGAAAATAGTGAGGTTCAGCAGACTCAAGCAGGGCGAGATGCAGTTAGTTTTCAAAATAGCCAAGATAACCAAGTCACTATTAATAACATTATCTTGCGGCTGTTTGGCAACTCAGAACCACAAAAGGTTGATTGGGAATGGGGAAAGTTATTACTAGAAAAAAAGCAGTTACCTGATATTCGTCAACGCTTGACTGATACCTTGGGAAAGAAACGCATTTCTATAAATATATCTTTTGCAGAACAACTATCTTGGGTAAATCGCACTTTGCAGATTAATGGTCAAGATTACGGAAATCTTGATGCTAATAAACTACTGATTGAGACTTATGGACGGGATGATATTGCCGGAAAATTGCTGATTTTAGGAGCGCCGGGAGCCGGGAAAACTACAGCATTATTGAGTTTAGCAGAGCAGTTAGTTTGCGGTGCGCTAGAAAATCCCAAAACTGTAATTCCCGTTATCTTTGAGCTTTCCACTTGGCGCGATGATAACCAAAGCATTGAGCAATGGCTAATTGAGCAACTTTATGAACTACACGGGGGAAACCGCAAATATAAAATTTATGAACGCTGGTTAGAACAACAAGTTTTATTACCTCTGCTAGATGGGTTAGATGAACTGGGACTAGAAAGACAGAAAAAATGCACCATCAAACTCCAGGAATTTGCCCAGAATTATCCTCATGTTTTAGTCTGCTGTCGTCTCAAAGAATTTGAAGCGGTAGACCTGAAGCTAAAAACTCTCAGAGGTGCGGTGTGTCTTCAACCTTTATCGGATATCCAAATTCAAGATTATCTCCATAGCCTAAATCGCTCAGAATTATGGTCAGTGATTCAGAAAAATTCTGACTTGGAAAAGCTGTTAGAACTGACTTCAGAGGGTGATCCGGGTTTGTTACGCGTGCCGTTATTTGTTAAGCTGGTTGTTGATGTATATGACCCAGAACAACCCATTAGCAGCAAAGTAGACTTATTAGAGAAGTATATTGATCGTCAGTTATCCATAGATACCCGTGAGCAAGACCGCCGCAAAGAAAAAGCACAGGGTAAATGGGCATATAAAAAAGTGGAAAACGAACCCCACTGGAGACAAACTCGCAAAACTCTCAGTTGGATAGCAAGGCAATTGCAAGCTAACAACACAGTGGAGTTACTAATTGAGCAAATGCAACCGAGTTGGCTTGAGTCTAAATCTTTACGGAGGCGCTATCGGCTGATTTTTGGGCTGATTTTTGGGCTGATTTTTGGGCTGATTCTCGGGCTGATTTTTGGGCTGATTTTTGGGCTGAGTTTCGGGCTGATTTTCGGGCTGATTTTCGGGCTGATGGTCGGGCTGACTTCCTGGCTGATTTTGGGGCTGATTGGAGGGCTGATTTTGGGGCTGATTGGAGGGCTGATTGGAGATTTCAACAAGATTGAACCTGTAGAATCGTTTCAAATTCCCATGTCTCGCTCAGAGAGACAAAAAATGTTCAATGTTTTTTGTAAAAAGCTGATTTTCCATCTGACTTTCGGACTGATTTTCGGGCTGACTGGATGGCTGATTTTGGGGCTGACTTTCGGGCTGATTTTCGGGCTGACTGGATGGCTGATTTTCGGGCTGACTTTCGGGCTGACTTTCGGGCTGATTGAAGGGGTGTTTTACGGACTAAAGCAAGAATTAAAGGTGAGATCACTTCCTAATCAGGGAATTTGGAATTCATTAGGAAGTATGCTTTGGATAACCGCATTAAGCTATCCTTGTATGCTAATTCTAGTCTTTAATCTGGTTAATCTTATATATTCCAATTATACAAAAGTGGTAATAACACAAGAATATTGTTTATTATTCGGACTATTTGGGGCAATAGTAAATGGCTTTTCAATGGGAGGTGGAAGAGTCTGTTTGAAGTACCTTGCCCTACGCTTCGTTCTTTGGCAAAGTGGTATACCTTGGAATCTTGCCCGCTTCCTTAACTACTGCGTTGAGAGGCGCTTACTTTTGCGTGTTGGTGGCCGTTACCGCTTCCTGCACAGAGAACTTCTCGACCATTTTGCTCAGTCCAGTAATCCCTGA